The DNA window TTGAAATTGAAACTCAAAAAAATCTAAATGAAAGGCATTTTAAACAGATTCTATCCGAATAAAACTTGAATTACTCTAATATTTATATTTTTAAAAGTCCATATAGTGGTCTAGAGGATTTAAATGATTATTTTTATCAAGTATATATGCGATTAATATTCTTGTTTATACTGTTTCTAATTGTTACTTCTTGTAAGGGGCCCGATTTGGCAGATCCTATTTCTGTAGACTTAAATGGAGATATGATTGCCGATCTGGATGGAAACCCATGGTCATCCGGATCTGAAAATTCAGCCACAATTAATTATTTAAGTAACGAAATCCATGTTGAAGGCTATCTGAGCAGCGATGGAATCATCCGAAACCACATCAGTTTAATTGTAAAGGAAACCTCTGAAGGCACTTTTAATTCTCAAATAGCCAAAGGGACTTATTATGACGTTCAAAGTAAGTCAACATTTGTTTCTTCCAATAATTGCAATGTTGATATATTGAATCTCGACCTGAATGCCAAATTAATAAGCGGTACCTTTTCATTCAATGCCTTGCCTTTGGATTCAGGAGAGAGCATTGAAGTATTAAATGGAGAATTTAATAATGTTAATCTAAGAATAGTAGAATAATGACATTTGAAGAAGCACAGGAAAAAGTAAAAACGCTATCAAGTAAACCGGATAACGATCAATTATTAAAACTTTATGCCTTGTACAAACAAGGAAGCAGCGGTGATAATCTTGGGGCTGCACCGGAAAATGCCTTTGATTTTGTGGCCAAAGCTAAACACGAAGCCTGGGCTGCTTTAAGAGGTAAAACAATGGAAGATGCTCAAAATGAATATATTTCCTACGTAGAAAAGTTATTGTCAGAAGACCAATCCTAGTTCTTTTTTGCCATCATTCTATTGTAGCGATACTTTTTATAAAAAATATTAAGAATAACTCCACCCAGTACCAGAAGCATTCCAAAAATTATTTTTAGGGAATAATGTTCGTTAAATATGAATATGCCCGCAGCTAAAGCAAAAATAAATCCTAAGTAATTTATCGTACTGACTTTCTGGGCCTCATCGGCCTGATAAGCTTTAGTCATAAAGTATTGCGCGAATTGTGTTAAAATTCCAATCAATAGAAGATAAAGCCAATCCAGCCCTAACGGAGTCACCCAGTCAAAAAATGAATAAATTATACAAAAAGGAAGCGCAATAATCGGGAAATACATTATGATGACCATCGGGTGATCCGTGAAGCGTAATTTCCTTATGCTATTGTAGGCTATTCCCGAAAAGAATGCAGAACCCACTCCCATTAAAAAATGAATAGTAGAAATCCTGGTATCGAAGCCTTTAATTAATATAATTCCGGCTAGCGATATTGCAAAAAACAACCATTGGGTTTTGAATACTTTTTCTCCAAGAAGATAGATTCCAAACATAGCTGTAAAAATTGGAGTGAGATAACGGATTGTAACTGCACTTGCCAACGGCATATTTTGAAGTGTTGTGAAATATAACACCAGCGCCAATACGCCAAAAAATCCTCTTAGAAATAAAAATCTTTTATTGTTTCCCCATGGTGAAATTTTATTATACCTGATTACGGAATAACTCATGATCAGAGAAATCAATGACCTAAATAAAATTATTTCCATCACCGGAATATGTGGAACTAGCTTTACAAAAATATTCATTAATGTAAATAGAAAGGTCGCCGCGAGCATGTACCAAACTCCCAGTGAGAATACTTTTTCAGGGGGATTCACCGAGCGAAAATAGGGTTTTGAAATGGCTTAAATAAATACTCTGGTGGATAAATCAAATTCGACTGGGAATTTATTGAATTGCTAAAAATTTTTTCTTCTTAATCGACCAAAGCTTAACTTGCATAGACATCAAATCAATTGTCTATCAATTATTTCTACAAACCGGATCCGGATAGCACTTTTCTTTCTAAGGAAGAATCCCATTATGCGAGTAGAGTACTTAGAATAAAAAATGGGGATATAATTCATGCCTTTGATGGATTGGGACATTTACAGGTGTTGGAATGTAAAAATTCAAAGAGCGACAAAATGGAAGTTTCCATAGTCGAGTCAAAAAAAATAGAGCGCCTGAGAAAACACAAAATTCATATTGCCATTGCCCCTACCAAAAAAATAGATAGAGTTGAGTGGTTTATTGAAAAGTCTGTTGAAATAGGGATAGACAAAATTTCTTTTATCAAAAGCAGACATAGCATTCGAAATGTGATAAAGCAAGAACGAATTGACAAAACAATTTTATCTGCTGCCAGACAGAGTGGGAATTTTATTTTACCTGAATGGAGTCCCATTGAACCCCTTGAAAATTTCATTCATAAAAATCTTCATATTGAAGAAAAATAT is part of the Hyphobacterium sp. CCMP332 genome and encodes:
- a CDS encoding acyl-CoA-binding protein; the encoded protein is MTFEEAQEKVKTLSSKPDNDQLLKLYALYKQGSSGDNLGAAPENAFDFVAKAKHEAWAALRGKTMEDAQNEYISYVEKLLSEDQS
- a CDS encoding 16S rRNA (uracil(1498)-N(3))-methyltransferase, whose product is MSINYFYKPDPDSTFLSKEESHYASRVLRIKNGDIIHAFDGLGHLQVLECKNSKSDKMEVSIVESKKIERLRKHKIHIAIAPTKKIDRVEWFIEKSVEIGIDKISFIKSRHSIRNVIKQERIDKTILSAARQSGNFILPEWSPIEPLENFIHKNLHIEEKYIAHLDNSNPSRQKKFEDINKNKNEYLILVGPEGDFSSEEINLVKEVGFKSLSLGHSRLRTETAGIVSCLYLNLI
- a CDS encoding DMT family transporter; the protein is MLAATFLFTLMNIFVKLVPHIPVMEIILFRSLISLIMSYSVIRYNKISPWGNNKRFLFLRGFFGVLALVLYFTTLQNMPLASAVTIRYLTPIFTAMFGIYLLGEKVFKTQWLFFAISLAGIILIKGFDTRISTIHFLMGVGSAFFSGIAYNSIRKLRFTDHPMVIIMYFPIIALPFCIIYSFFDWVTPLGLDWLYLLLIGILTQFAQYFMTKAYQADEAQKVSTINYLGFIFALAAGIFIFNEHYSLKIIFGMLLVLGGVILNIFYKKYRYNRMMAKKN